A stretch of Glandiceps talaboti chromosome 18, keGlaTala1.1, whole genome shotgun sequence DNA encodes these proteins:
- the LOC144449018 gene encoding uncharacterized protein LOC144449018, whose amino-acid sequence MADAIETPDKPRAMESDDSFDFESVESGSSENERVGRIDTTRRRDFNDERIDKSLSELVGTNTRRYENKAGNFVTGFDVMSEEYKSKKELRAKRFGIKKKPNEEEEMEVDLPSYSTTIEGIEIRPEALHIQGVDEMTTQDLFDYFREFQPGSIEWIDDTSCNVVWLDPHTARRALFALSKPTEKKTTTTTTTTQSTKQKEELPNEDAKQEEEEDVDDDFLDLEPNTEDKETGEVERPPVKQKPSANKIEETGEVIQEEPGEDKCCETQVFRIAVPHPKAEHLLLRQATKADKKKPGAANRSRFYIKHGNPNFGGMKGLISQSMKRKIRDGKVVPGKRKRRSGRSLVSYTDLDVFSDNSDRREDRRYDEAEGVDEEEEEENNDIEEGKKAVDSEVEEMELEVERLTRPVQKKKFRGMYADEVEQQIKQIRQQPVAPSGNLKVVVDARQRIADKMKLRLGPKVTYSDDEEIDRDMNFVVDSSRHLDRRQIEEVVSDLEVEDEEEEEQEQEVVVTPEIEGDREVLPDLRTKLINRYTSKRLLENLPSLSIEVQEDD is encoded by the exons ATGGCGGACGCCATCGAAACTCCAGACAAGCCGAGAGCAATGGAAAGTGACGACTCTTTTGATTTTGAGAGTGTTGAAAGTGGAAGCTCAGAAAATGAGAGAGTGGGAAGAATAGACACAACGAGGAGACGCGATTTTAACGATGAAAGGATAGACAAATCTCTTTCAGAGCTCGTG GGAACCAACACGAGAAGATATGAAAATAAAGCAGGAAATTTTGTGACAGGTTTTGATGTGATGTCAGAG GAATATAAATCAAAAAAAGAATTGCGTGCCAAAAGATTTGGTATCAAGAAGAAACCGAATGAGGAAGAGGAAATGGAAGTAGATCTTCCATCGTATAGTACTACTATTG AAGGGATAGAAATACGTCCTGAAGCATTACATATTCAAGGAGTAGATGAAATGACAACACAGGATTTATTTGACTACTTCAGAGAATTCCAGCCAGGTTCCATTGAGTGGATAGATGATACTTCTT GTAACGTTGTATGGTTAGATCCACACACAGCAAGGAGGGCCTTATTCGCACTAAGCAAACCTAcagaaaagaaaacaacaacaacaacaacaacaacacagagTACTAAACAAAAAGAAGAACTGCCAAATGAAGACGCTAAGCAAGAGGAAGAGGAGG ATGTAGATGATGATTTCCTGGATTTAGAGCCAAACACAGAAGACAAGGAAACAGGAGAGGTGGAAAGACCACCTGTTAAACAGAAACCGTCAGCCAATAAAATTGAAGAGACAGGTGAAGTGATTCAAGAAGAGCCAGGGGAAGACAAATGCTGTGAAACCCAGGTATTCAGAATAGCAGTACCTCATCCAAAGGCTGAGCATCTTCTCCTCCGCCAAGCAACCAAAG CGGATAAGAAGAAACCAGGAGCTGCCAACCGAAGTAGATTTTATATCAAACATGGTAATCCAAACTTTGGGGGAATGAAGGGTCTTATTAGTCAATCAAT GAAAAGGAAAATCCGCGATGGCAAAGTGGTTCCCGGGAAAAGGAAACGAAGGAGCGGTAGATCTTTAGTTAGTTACACAGACTTAGATGTGTTTAGTGATAATAGTGACCGGAGAGAAGACAGGCGTTATGATGAAGCAGAGGGGGtagatgaggaggaggaggaggaaaataatgacattgaAGAGGGGAAGAAGGCTGTTGATTCAGAAGTGGAAGAGATGGAGCTGGAAGTTGAACGATTAACAAGACCTGTGCAAAAGAAAAAATTCCGAGGAATGTATGCAGATGAAGTTGAACAACAAATCAAGCAAATTAG GCAGCAACCAGTTGCACCTTCAGGAAACCTCAAGGTTGTGGTCGATGCAAGACAAAGAATTGCAGACAAAATGAAACTTAGACTGGGACCAAAAGTTACATACTCGGACGATGAAGAAATTGATCGCGATatgaattttgttgttgattcatCAAGACACTTAGATAGACGACAGATAGAGGAAGTCGTTTCCGATCTTGAAGTTGAGGATGAAGAGGaagaagaacaagaacaagaagtAGTAGTTACACCTGAAATAGAAGGTGATAGAGAAGTTTTGCCAGATCTAAGGACCAAATTGATTAATCGATACACGAGCAAAAGACTCCTTGAGAACTTGCCTTCTTTGTCAATTGAAGTCCAAGAAGACGATTGA